Proteins encoded in a region of the Anaerolineae bacterium genome:
- the cysK gene encoding cysteine synthase A, with the protein MARIFNDITETIGNTPLVRLRRLGAGLPAEVVAKLESFNPLSSVKDRIGVSMINAAEREGKIGPDTTIIEPTSGNTGIALAFVCAARGYRLILTMPETMSIERRKLLQALGAELVLTPGAEGMRGAVRKAEELAQSIPNSFIPQQFKNPANPEIHRQTTAEEIWRDTDGRVDILVAGVGTGGTITGVAEAIKARKPSFRAIAVEPKQSPVLSGGQPGPHKIQGIGAGFIPDVLRLDLVDEIIQVDQFDAMQTARRLAREEGILAGISSGAAAFAALQVAARPENAGKLLVVILPDTGERYLSTELFEFNAGPTW; encoded by the coding sequence ATGGCCCGCATTTTCAACGACATCACGGAGACCATCGGCAACACCCCACTGGTGCGCCTGCGCCGGCTGGGAGCCGGCCTGCCGGCGGAAGTGGTCGCCAAGCTGGAGTCCTTCAACCCGCTCTCCAGCGTCAAGGACCGCATCGGCGTCAGCATGATCAACGCCGCAGAACGGGAGGGCAAGATCGGCCCCGACACCACCATCATTGAGCCGACCAGCGGCAACACCGGCATTGCCCTGGCCTTTGTCTGCGCGGCGCGCGGCTACCGCCTGATCCTCACCATGCCGGAGACGATGAGCATCGAGCGCCGCAAGCTCCTGCAGGCCCTGGGCGCGGAGCTGGTGCTGACCCCGGGGGCGGAGGGCATGCGCGGCGCCGTGCGCAAGGCCGAGGAATTGGCGCAGTCCATCCCGAACAGCTTCATCCCACAGCAGTTTAAGAACCCCGCCAATCCGGAGATTCACCGCCAGACCACGGCGGAGGAGATCTGGCGCGATACGGACGGCCGGGTGGACATCTTGGTCGCCGGCGTCGGCACCGGCGGCACCATCACCGGCGTGGCCGAGGCCATCAAGGCGCGCAAGCCCTCTTTCCGCGCCATCGCGGTGGAGCCAAAGCAGTCGCCCGTGCTCTCCGGCGGTCAACCGGGCCCGCACAAGATCCAGGGCATCGGCGCCGGCTTCATCCCGGATGTGCTGCGGCTTGACCTGGTGGATGAGATCATCCAGGTGGACCAGTTCGATGCGATGCAGACGGCTCGCCGGCTGGCCCGTGAGGAAGGCATCTTGGCCGGCATCTCGTCCGGCGCGGCGGCCTTCGCCGCACTGCAGGTTGCCGCCCGGCCGGAGAATGCCGGCAAGCTCCTGGTGGTGATCTTGCCGGATACGGGCGAGCGCTACCTGAGCACGGAGTTGTTCGAGTTCAACGCCGGCCCCACCTGGTGA
- the nifS gene encoding cysteine desulfurase NifS, with protein sequence MGSLYFDHAATTPTRPEVIQAMMPYFTEHAGNPSSIHMFGQRAKRALDEARRTVADVLGAKPAEIYFTSGATESNNIAIQGAAKSYAMFGRHLITSAFEHHAVLHTFQALEKQGFQVTYLPVDEQGLVRPEEVEKALRPDTILVSIMLANNEVGTVQPIQEIAGILRRRGILFHTDAVQAVGKIPVNVRELGVDMLSLTAHKFYGPKGVGALYVREGVEIAPLFFGGHQEGVLRPGTQNVPGIVGLAAALRLACQEMKDEGARMRRLRDLLEQSITERIPDVHVNGHPDKRLAHISNVSFAGLDGEALLLALDMQGIAVSTGSACTAGSTEPSHVLRAMGVDPLWARGSIRFSLGRDTTEEDIRFLIEVLATAVSRLRQMAPAGA encoded by the coding sequence ATGGGAAGCCTCTATTTTGACCATGCGGCCACGACACCCACGCGGCCGGAGGTTATCCAGGCAATGATGCCGTACTTCACGGAGCACGCCGGCAACCCCTCCAGTATCCATATGTTCGGCCAGCGCGCCAAGCGCGCCCTGGATGAGGCGCGCCGCACGGTGGCGGATGTACTGGGAGCCAAGCCGGCGGAGATCTACTTCACCAGCGGCGCGACCGAGAGCAATAACATCGCCATCCAGGGCGCGGCCAAGTCCTATGCCATGTTCGGCCGGCATCTCATCACCAGCGCCTTCGAGCATCATGCGGTCCTGCATACCTTCCAGGCGCTCGAAAAACAGGGGTTCCAGGTGACCTATCTCCCCGTGGACGAGCAAGGGTTGGTGCGGCCAGAGGAGGTGGAGAAGGCCCTGCGCCCGGACACCATTTTGGTGAGCATCATGCTGGCGAACAATGAGGTGGGCACGGTTCAGCCCATCCAGGAGATCGCCGGCATCCTGCGCCGGCGGGGCATCCTCTTCCATACGGACGCGGTGCAGGCCGTGGGCAAGATCCCGGTGAATGTGCGGGAGCTGGGCGTGGATATGCTGTCCCTGACGGCGCACAAGTTCTACGGCCCCAAAGGTGTGGGCGCGCTGTATGTGCGGGAGGGGGTCGAGATCGCCCCGCTTTTCTTCGGCGGTCACCAGGAGGGCGTCCTACGGCCGGGCACGCAGAACGTGCCGGGCATCGTGGGATTGGCCGCGGCCCTGCGCCTGGCCTGTCAGGAGATGAAAGATGAGGGCGCCCGTATGCGCCGTTTGCGCGATCTGCTGGAGCAGTCCATCACCGAACGCATTCCTGACGTACATGTCAACGGCCATCCGGACAAGCGGCTGGCCCATATCAGCAATGTCAGCTTCGCCGGCCTCGATGGGGAGGCCCTTCTGCTGGCGCTGGATATGCAGGGCATCGCGGTCTCGACCGGCTCAGCCTGCACCGCCGGCTCCACCGAGCCGTCTCACGTCCTACGGGCCATGGGGGTGGACCCGCTGTGGGCGCGCGGCAGTATCCGCTTCTCCCTGGGGCGCGATACCACGGAGGAAGATATCCGCTTCCTCATTGAGGTGCTGGCCACAGCAGTCAGCCGGCTGAGGCAGATGGCGCCGGCGGGCGCGTGA